In Natronococcus occultus SP4, the following proteins share a genomic window:
- a CDS encoding solute symporter family protein — MIEAIDPIVLQETALDVGEFKLIPALTVVAMLVLFLGVGYFFRVAAVDELWVAGRSIGSIENGMAIGANWMSAASYLGVASLIALSGYFGLAYVVGWTTGYFILLIFLAAQFRRFGKYTAPDFVGDRFYSDWARGIAAFTTLAIAFTYAIGQASGMGLMAQYIFGISYEVGVIGLMAVTIAYVALSGMLGTTKNMAIQYTILIIAFTLGLYAVGWTQGWSTALPYLEAGPQVAEAASIEAQFVEPFANASYYAWIALAFSLIVGTCGLPHVLVRFYTVDNERTARWSTVWGLFFICLLYWGTATYAAFGGLLYDSEVTGGDGFAQMLGIEADALVVLTAQLADLPTWLVGLVAAGAVAAALATTAGLFITASSAAAHDIYTNLYKENATQREQMIVGRSTIVGVGVLVALIGLNPPALIGELVAMSFAIAGTVFFPVFFLGLWWENTTREGALAGMLIGIAISFGAILNDTAIPMYTGVEEAVIPGLATWVPGTSSALVGVPVVFGVIIVVSLITDEPPQHVKRLVRQCHSPEPMSKMESAEDAAADGGTPADD, encoded by the coding sequence ATGATCGAGGCTATCGATCCGATCGTCCTCCAGGAGACGGCGCTGGACGTCGGTGAGTTCAAGCTGATTCCGGCGCTGACAGTCGTCGCGATGCTGGTGTTGTTCCTCGGCGTCGGCTACTTCTTCCGAGTCGCCGCCGTCGACGAACTGTGGGTCGCCGGCCGCTCGATCGGTTCGATCGAGAACGGGATGGCGATCGGCGCCAACTGGATGAGCGCCGCCTCCTACCTCGGCGTCGCCTCCCTGATCGCGCTGTCGGGGTACTTCGGGCTGGCGTACGTCGTCGGCTGGACAACGGGGTATTTCATCCTGCTGATCTTCCTGGCCGCGCAGTTCCGCCGGTTCGGGAAGTACACGGCGCCCGACTTCGTCGGCGACCGCTTCTACTCCGACTGGGCTCGGGGCATCGCGGCGTTTACGACCCTCGCGATCGCCTTCACCTACGCGATCGGCCAGGCAAGCGGGATGGGGCTGATGGCCCAGTACATCTTCGGGATCTCCTACGAGGTCGGCGTGATCGGGCTGATGGCCGTCACCATCGCCTACGTCGCCCTCTCCGGGATGCTGGGGACGACCAAGAACATGGCGATCCAGTACACCATCCTGATCATCGCCTTCACGCTCGGGCTGTACGCCGTCGGCTGGACCCAGGGCTGGTCGACGGCGCTGCCGTACCTCGAGGCCGGACCGCAGGTCGCCGAGGCCGCCAGCATCGAGGCCCAGTTCGTCGAGCCGTTCGCGAACGCGAGCTACTACGCCTGGATCGCGCTCGCCTTTAGCCTGATCGTCGGTACCTGCGGCCTGCCACACGTGCTGGTGCGGTTCTACACCGTCGACAACGAGCGAACGGCCCGCTGGTCGACCGTCTGGGGGCTGTTCTTCATCTGCCTGCTGTACTGGGGAACGGCCACCTACGCGGCCTTCGGTGGGCTGCTCTACGACAGCGAGGTCACCGGCGGCGACGGCTTCGCCCAGATGCTCGGCATCGAGGCCGACGCGCTCGTCGTGTTGACCGCACAGCTCGCGGATCTCCCGACCTGGCTCGTCGGGCTGGTCGCCGCCGGTGCCGTCGCTGCGGCGCTGGCGACGACCGCCGGACTGTTCATCACCGCCTCCTCGGCGGCCGCACACGACATTTACACCAACCTCTACAAGGAGAACGCGACCCAGCGCGAACAGATGATCGTCGGCCGCTCGACGATCGTCGGCGTCGGCGTCCTCGTGGCGCTGATCGGGCTCAACCCGCCCGCGCTGATCGGCGAACTCGTCGCGATGTCGTTCGCGATCGCCGGCACCGTCTTCTTCCCGGTGTTCTTCCTCGGCCTCTGGTGGGAGAACACGACCCGGGAGGGAGCCCTCGCCGGCATGCTCATCGGCATCGCCATCTCGTTCGGCGCGATTCTGAACGACACCGCGATCCCGATGTACACCGGCGTCGAGGAAGCCGTCATCCCCGGGCTGGCGACGTGGGTGCCGGGAACGTCCTCGGCGCTGGTCGGCGTGCCGGTGGTGTTTGGCGTGATCATCGTCGTCTCGCTGATCACGGACGAACCGCCCCAGCACGTCAAACGTCTCGTCCGCCAGTGTCACAGTCCCGAACCGATGAGCAAGATGGAATCGGCCGAAGACGCCGCCGCTGATGGTGGCACTCCCGCAGACGACTAA
- a CDS encoding universal stress protein, whose product MYDTILVPTDGSDTAEYAVEHAVDLAEKYDADIHALYVLDTSAIDVSLGTEQVDRIQQGQFEDMPELQQRANDATGAVASRAETHDIDVTEAVVAGQPHKQINSYATDNDVDLIVMGSAGRSGVRRALLGSVAERTLRSTQIPVLVVDRQD is encoded by the coding sequence ATGTACGATACAATACTCGTCCCGACCGATGGAAGCGACACCGCCGAGTACGCGGTCGAACACGCCGTTGACCTCGCCGAGAAGTACGACGCCGACATCCACGCGCTGTACGTCCTCGACACGAGCGCGATCGACGTCAGCCTCGGCACCGAGCAGGTCGACCGCATCCAGCAAGGCCAGTTCGAGGATATGCCCGAGCTCCAACAGCGAGCCAACGACGCGACCGGCGCTGTCGCGTCGAGAGCCGAGACCCACGACATCGACGTGACCGAGGCGGTCGTCGCCGGACAACCCCACAAACAGATCAACAGCTACGCGACGGACAACGATGTCGACCTGATCGTCATGGGATCGGCGGGCCGCAGCGGCGTCCGACGGGCCCTGCTCGGTAGCGTCGCCGAACGGACGCTGCGCTCGACACAGATTCCGGTGTTGGTCGTCGATAGACAGGACTGA